In Streptomyces violaceusniger Tu 4113, one DNA window encodes the following:
- a CDS encoding cytochrome P450: MTSTKSSAQPERSWTTGTAPGSVPLLGHTLALWRRPLQFLASLPAHGDLVEVRLGPSRAYLACHPELVRQVLLNPRVFDKGGVFDKARQLLGNSLSVSRGEDHRTQRRMIQPAFHTPKIADYTAAVADDTRAAIGSWEPGRTLDLSDTMHALLMRVAARTLFSTGIDEATIDEARHCLRIVSHGIYKRTMAPLGIMEKLPTPGNRRYDRANARLRQIVDEMIRDRRRSGADHGDLLSTLLRAEHPETGEGLDDGEVLDQVVTFLVAGSETTASTLAFVFHLLGAHPEVEKRVHAEIDEALKGRSPTFEDLPSLEYTRGVITESLRLYPPSWMAMRVTAAETDLGGRTIPAGTMILYSAQALHHNPGLFPDPERFDPERWFPDRAKDVPRGALLPFGAGSHKCIGDVLALTETALIVATIASRWRLRPVPGTTLRPEPKATLEPGPLPMVCEPR, from the coding sequence GTGACTTCCACGAAGAGCTCCGCACAGCCGGAGCGCTCCTGGACCACCGGCACGGCGCCCGGCTCGGTGCCGCTGCTGGGGCACACGCTGGCGCTCTGGCGCCGTCCGCTGCAGTTCCTGGCCTCCCTGCCCGCCCACGGCGATCTGGTGGAGGTCAGGCTGGGGCCCAGCCGCGCCTATCTGGCCTGCCATCCCGAACTGGTCCGCCAGGTGCTGCTCAATCCCCGTGTGTTCGACAAGGGCGGGGTCTTCGACAAGGCGCGGCAGCTACTCGGGAACAGCCTCTCGGTCTCCCGGGGCGAGGATCACCGCACTCAGCGGCGGATGATCCAGCCCGCGTTCCACACCCCGAAGATCGCCGACTACACCGCCGCGGTCGCCGACGACACCCGCGCCGCGATCGGCTCCTGGGAGCCGGGGCGGACCCTGGACCTCAGCGACACCATGCACGCCCTGCTGATGCGGGTCGCCGCGCGGACGCTGTTCTCCACCGGGATCGACGAGGCGACGATCGACGAGGCGCGCCACTGTCTGCGCATCGTCTCGCACGGCATCTACAAACGCACCATGGCGCCTTTGGGGATCATGGAGAAGCTCCCCACCCCGGGCAACCGCCGCTATGACCGGGCCAACGCCCGGCTGCGGCAGATCGTGGACGAGATGATCCGCGACCGCCGGCGCTCCGGCGCCGACCACGGCGATCTGCTCTCCACGCTGCTGCGCGCAGAACACCCCGAGACCGGCGAGGGGCTGGACGACGGCGAGGTCCTCGACCAGGTGGTCACCTTCCTGGTCGCCGGGAGCGAGACCACCGCCTCGACGCTCGCCTTCGTCTTCCATCTCCTGGGCGCGCACCCGGAGGTGGAGAAGCGGGTGCACGCCGAGATCGACGAGGCCCTGAAGGGCCGTTCGCCCACCTTCGAGGACCTGCCGTCCCTGGAGTACACCCGGGGGGTCATCACCGAGTCGCTGCGGCTGTATCCGCCGTCCTGGATGGCGATGCGGGTCACGGCGGCCGAGACGGACCTCGGTGGCCGCACCATCCCGGCGGGCACGATGATCCTGTACAGCGCCCAGGCACTGCACCACAACCCCGGACTGTTCCCCGACCCCGAGCGGTTCGACCCGGAGCGCTGGTTCCCCGACCGTGCCAAGGACGTGCCGCGCGGGGCGCTGCTCCCGTTCGGCGCGGGCAGCCACAAGTGCATCGGGGACGTCCTGGCGCTGACCGAGACCGCCCTCATCGTGGCGACGATCGCGAGCCGGTGGCGTCTTCGCCCGGTGCCCGGGACGACGTTGCGCCCCGAGCCGAAGGCGACGCTCGAACCCGGCCCGCTGCCGATGGTGTGCGAGCCGCGCTGA
- a CDS encoding terpene synthase family protein, with amino-acid sequence MTTGLSTAGAQDISRSSVRPYLEECTGRFQEMFDRYVVTRPTKVELTDAELREVIDDCNAAVSPLGKSVSDERWISYMGVVLWSQSPRHIKDMEAFKAVCVLNCVTFVWDDMDPALHDFDLFLPRLRAICEKYYSPEDAEVAYEAARAFVTSDHMFRNSPIKAALCTTSPEQYFRFRVTDIGVDFWMKMSYPIYRHPEFTEHARTSLAARMTTRGLTIVNDFYSYDREVSLGQITNCFRLCDVSDETTFKEFFQARLDDMIEDIECIKVFDRLTQDVFLDLIYGNFVWTISNKRYKTAVNDVNSRIQ; translated from the coding sequence ATGACGACAGGACTTTCCACGGCCGGGGCCCAGGACATCAGCCGGAGCAGCGTCCGTCCGTACCTGGAGGAGTGCACCGGCCGCTTCCAGGAGATGTTCGACCGCTATGTCGTCACCCGGCCCACCAAGGTCGAATTGACCGACGCCGAACTGCGCGAGGTCATAGACGACTGCAACGCCGCGGTGTCCCCCCTCGGAAAATCGGTTTCCGATGAGCGCTGGATCTCCTATATGGGGGTGGTGCTCTGGTCCCAGAGCCCCCGCCATATCAAGGACATGGAGGCGTTCAAGGCCGTCTGCGTCCTGAACTGCGTGACGTTCGTGTGGGACGACATGGATCCCGCACTGCACGACTTCGATCTCTTCCTGCCGCGGCTGCGCGCGATCTGCGAGAAGTACTACAGTCCCGAGGACGCGGAGGTCGCGTACGAGGCCGCGCGCGCCTTCGTCACCAGCGATCACATGTTCCGCAACTCTCCCATCAAGGCGGCGCTGTGCACCACGTCCCCGGAGCAGTATTTCCGTTTCCGGGTCACGGACATCGGCGTCGACTTCTGGATGAAGATGTCGTACCCGATCTACCGGCATCCGGAGTTCACCGAACACGCCAGGACAAGCCTGGCCGCACGGATGACCACCCGCGGACTCACCATCGTCAACGACTTCTACTCCTATGACCGCGAGGTCTCGCTGGGCCAGATCACCAACTGTTTCCGGCTCTGCGATGTGAGTGATGAGACAACGTTCAAGGAGTTCTTCCAGGCCCGGCTCGATGACATGATCGAGGACATCGAGTGCATCAAGGTGTTCGACCGGCTGACGCAGGACGTCTTCCTCGATCTGATCTACGGCAACTTCGTCTGGACCATCAGCAACAAGCGCTACAAGACGGCCGTCAACGACGTCAACTCTCGCATTCAGTAA
- the dhaL gene encoding dihydroxyacetone kinase subunit DhaL, with protein MSSSEPAVDNTLDTPFFLRWLTAAATSVSHEAARLTDLDSAIGDADHGTNMQRGFAAVAEALEKEPPGSPGATLILAGRQLISKVGGASGPLYGTLLRRAGKALGDAEQITPQQLADALRAGVDAVAQLGGAAPGDKTMLDALLPAVEALGGATGSFAAAGEAAEKGALATVPMLARKGRASYLGERSIGHQDPGATSSALLIAALAEAAR; from the coding sequence GTGTCCAGCAGTGAACCCGCCGTCGATAACACGCTCGACACCCCTTTCTTCCTCCGATGGCTCACCGCCGCGGCCACATCCGTGAGCCATGAGGCGGCCCGTCTCACCGACCTGGACTCCGCGATCGGCGACGCCGACCACGGCACCAATATGCAGCGCGGCTTCGCCGCCGTGGCCGAGGCGCTGGAGAAGGAGCCGCCGGGCTCGCCCGGGGCCACGCTCATCCTGGCCGGGCGCCAGCTGATCTCCAAGGTGGGCGGCGCCTCCGGACCGCTGTACGGAACGCTGCTGCGGCGGGCCGGCAAGGCGCTCGGCGACGCCGAGCAGATCACCCCGCAGCAACTTGCGGACGCGCTGCGGGCCGGGGTGGACGCGGTGGCGCAGCTCGGCGGCGCCGCGCCCGGCGACAAGACGATGCTGGACGCGCTGCTCCCGGCGGTCGAGGCGCTGGGCGGGGCCACCGGGTCGTTCGCGGCCGCGGGCGAGGCCGCCGAGAAGGGCGCGCTGGCCACCGTGCCCATGCTGGCCCGCAAGGGCAGGGCCAGCTATCTGGGTGAGCGCAGCATCGGCCACCAGGACCCGGGCGCCACCTCGTCGGCGCTGCTCATCGCGGCACTGGCGGAGGCGGCCCGATGA
- the dhaK gene encoding dihydroxyacetone kinase subunit DhaK, with protein MKMLINVPETVVADALRGMAACHPELIVDVENRVIVRRDAPVEGKVGLVSGGGSGHEPLHGGFVGSGMLDAACPGEVFTSPVPDQMVRAAAAVDSGQGVLFIIKNYTGDVLNFDMAAELAEDEGIQVAKVLVNDDVAVTDSLYTAGRRGTGATLFVEKIAGAAAAEGAPLERVESIARRVNELSRSFGVALSPCSTPSKGGPTFELPAGELELGVGIHGEPGRERRAMMTSREIADYAVQVVVEDLRPESPVLLLVNGMGATPQLELYGFAAEVHRALGERQVAVARTLVGNYVTSLDMAGASITLCQVDEDLLRLWDAPVRTAGLRWGA; from the coding sequence ATGAAGATGCTCATCAACGTCCCCGAGACGGTGGTCGCCGACGCGCTGCGCGGAATGGCCGCCTGCCACCCCGAACTGATCGTCGACGTCGAGAACCGGGTGATCGTCCGGCGGGACGCGCCGGTCGAGGGCAAGGTGGGGCTGGTCTCCGGCGGCGGATCCGGACACGAGCCGCTGCACGGCGGTTTCGTGGGGAGCGGCATGCTCGACGCCGCCTGCCCCGGCGAGGTGTTCACCTCCCCCGTGCCCGATCAGATGGTGCGCGCCGCGGCGGCGGTGGACAGCGGCCAGGGCGTGCTGTTCATCATCAAGAACTACACGGGCGATGTGCTCAACTTCGACATGGCCGCCGAGCTCGCCGAGGACGAGGGCATCCAGGTCGCGAAGGTCCTGGTCAACGACGATGTGGCGGTGACCGACAGCCTCTACACGGCGGGCCGTCGCGGCACCGGGGCCACTCTGTTCGTGGAGAAGATCGCGGGTGCGGCGGCCGCCGAGGGCGCGCCACTGGAGCGGGTGGAGTCGATCGCCCGGCGGGTGAACGAGCTCTCGCGGAGCTTCGGCGTCGCGCTCAGCCCCTGTTCCACCCCGTCCAAGGGCGGCCCCACCTTCGAACTGCCCGCCGGGGAGCTGGAGTTGGGCGTGGGCATCCACGGCGAGCCGGGGCGTGAGCGGCGGGCGATGATGACCTCCCGCGAGATCGCCGACTACGCCGTGCAGGTGGTGGTCGAGGACCTGCGCCCGGAGAGCCCGGTGCTGCTCCTGGTCAACGGCATGGGGGCGACCCCGCAGCTCGAGCTGTACGGCTTCGCCGCCGAGGTGCACCGGGCGCTCGGCGAGCGGCAGGTGGCGGTGGCGCGTACGCTCGTCGGCAACTACGTCACGTCACTCGACATGGCGGGCGCTTCGATCACGCTGTGCCAGGTCGACGAGGACCTCCTGCGGCTGTGGGACGCGCCCGTGCGGACCGCCGGGCTGCGCTGGGGTGCCTGA
- a CDS encoding PTS-dependent dihydroxyacetone kinase phosphotransferase subunit DhaM, giving the protein MTDEGEKKLVGIVLVSHSAAVADSVAEMAKGLSGGGAAPVRAAGGTADGGFGTSPELIAEAAHEVDRGAGVAVLVDLGSAVLAVKALLAEGDELPEGTRLVDAPLVEGAVAALVTASTGADVDGVLQAASEAYDYRKV; this is encoded by the coding sequence ATGACCGACGAGGGCGAGAAGAAGCTGGTCGGCATAGTGCTGGTGTCGCACAGTGCGGCGGTGGCGGACTCGGTGGCCGAGATGGCGAAGGGGCTGTCCGGCGGTGGCGCGGCACCGGTCCGCGCGGCGGGCGGCACCGCGGACGGCGGGTTCGGCACCAGTCCGGAGCTCATAGCGGAGGCGGCCCACGAGGTCGACCGGGGCGCCGGAGTGGCGGTCCTGGTGGACCTGGGCAGCGCGGTCCTGGCCGTCAAGGCGCTGCTGGCCGAGGGCGATGAGCTGCCGGAGGGCACCCGATTGGTGGACGCGCCGCTCGTGGAGGGGGCGGTCGCCGCGCTCGTCACCGCCTCCACCGGGGCGGATGTGGACGGGGTGCTCCAGGCGGCCTCGGAGGCGTACGACTACCGCAAGGTCTGA
- a CDS encoding polyprenyl synthetase family protein, with protein sequence MTTPTLSPGRLDADTVRESVDVVLEDFLTAKARTTPQHHLPYLSGLLKDFLSGGKRIRPLLCVTGWQAVGGGEDTDAVFRVAACLEMFHAFALIHDDVMDDSDTRRGRPTIHRTLAALCAADRRPDQIERFGVSGAVLLGDLALTWSDELLHSAGLTPAQFDAVLPLLSEMRTEVMLGQYLDLQATGELTDDVEATLTVNRYKTAKYTIERPLHVGAAIAGAAPEAMEAFTAYALPLGEAFQLRDDLLGVYGDPESTGKSQLDDLRAGKNTTLIALALRGSDSAQAARLRSLIGNPLLDESDAVTIQEIFAATTAREAVERMIDDRRTQALRALDDAPFTADAVNALKLIARMATVRNS encoded by the coding sequence ATGACCACACCCACGCTCAGCCCCGGCCGCTTGGATGCGGATACCGTCCGCGAGTCGGTGGACGTCGTACTCGAAGACTTTCTGACGGCCAAGGCCCGCACCACTCCGCAACACCATCTGCCGTATCTCTCCGGACTGCTCAAGGATTTCCTGTCCGGCGGAAAGCGCATACGGCCCCTGTTGTGTGTCACCGGCTGGCAGGCCGTCGGCGGCGGTGAGGACACCGACGCGGTGTTCCGGGTGGCCGCCTGCCTGGAGATGTTCCACGCCTTCGCGCTGATCCACGACGACGTCATGGACGACAGCGACACCCGCCGGGGCCGGCCGACCATCCACCGCACCCTGGCCGCGCTGTGCGCCGCCGACCGCAGGCCGGATCAGATCGAGCGGTTCGGGGTCAGCGGGGCGGTGCTGCTCGGCGACCTCGCGCTCACCTGGTCGGACGAGCTGCTGCACTCGGCCGGCCTCACCCCCGCCCAGTTCGACGCCGTGCTGCCGCTGCTGTCGGAGATGCGCACCGAGGTGATGCTGGGCCAGTACCTCGATCTGCAGGCCACCGGGGAGCTGACGGACGACGTCGAGGCCACCCTCACCGTCAACCGGTACAAGACCGCCAAGTACACCATCGAACGTCCGCTGCACGTCGGAGCCGCCATCGCGGGCGCCGCCCCGGAGGCCATGGAGGCGTTCACCGCCTACGCCCTGCCGCTCGGCGAGGCGTTCCAGCTCCGCGACGATCTGCTGGGCGTGTACGGCGATCCGGAGTCCACCGGCAAGTCCCAGTTGGACGATCTGCGGGCCGGGAAGAACACCACCCTGATCGCGCTCGCCCTGCGCGGCTCCGACAGCGCCCAGGCCGCGCGGTTGCGCAGCCTCATCGGCAATCCGCTGCTCGACGAGTCGGACGCCGTGACCATCCAGGAGATCTTCGCCGCGACCACCGCCCGGGAGGCCGTCGAGCGGATGATCGACGACCGCCGGACACAGGCCCTGCGGGCCCTCGACGACGCCCCATTCACCGCGGACGCGGTCAACGCGCTGAAGCTGATCGCCCGCATGGCCACTGTGAGGAACTCATGA
- a CDS encoding cytochrome P450 codes for MRTAQQPATRHWRHALAPGGLPLAGHALLMGRKPLQFLASLPAYGDLVELRLGPRPVFLPCHPELVQQVLVNARIYDTGGPVKEKAKPILGNGLITSDWADHRRQRRLVQPAFQAARIATYAEVMERECEAESTAWTARRPIDVSHEMLALTARVTARALFSTDMAPHAVAEIQHCLPIVVEGAYRQAIDPTGLLAKLPLAANRRFDDALTRLNQLIDRMIDDYKAADDGDRGDVLSALFAAQDDETGGTMSDQEIHDQVMTLLLAGIETTASALTWAWFLLGRNPRAEAALHAEVDEVLGGRAPRYADVPRLAYTQRVFSEALRLFPPAWLFTRTTTEATELGGRRLPPASDVLISPYVLHRDPALFPDPESFDPDRWLPERAKDVARGAYLPFGGGSRKCIGDVFGMTEATLALAAIAGRWRMRPIPGTKIRPRPQMSLTAGPLRMIPEPR; via the coding sequence ATGAGGACCGCGCAGCAACCGGCGACGCGCCACTGGCGGCACGCCCTCGCCCCCGGCGGGCTTCCGCTGGCCGGCCATGCCCTGCTGATGGGCCGCAAGCCGCTTCAGTTCCTGGCCTCCCTGCCCGCCTACGGCGATCTGGTCGAGCTCCGGCTGGGGCCTCGGCCCGTCTTTCTGCCCTGTCATCCGGAGCTGGTCCAGCAGGTGCTGGTGAACGCGCGGATCTACGACACCGGCGGACCGGTCAAGGAGAAGGCGAAGCCCATCCTGGGCAACGGCCTGATCACCTCCGACTGGGCGGACCACAGACGGCAGCGCCGGCTGGTGCAGCCCGCCTTCCAGGCCGCCCGGATCGCCACGTACGCCGAGGTGATGGAGCGGGAGTGCGAGGCCGAGTCGACGGCGTGGACGGCCCGCAGACCCATCGACGTCAGCCATGAGATGCTCGCGCTCACCGCGCGGGTGACGGCCCGTGCGCTCTTCTCGACCGATATGGCGCCGCATGCCGTGGCCGAGATCCAGCACTGTCTGCCCATCGTCGTGGAGGGCGCCTACCGGCAGGCGATCGACCCCACCGGGCTGCTGGCCAAGCTCCCGCTCGCGGCGAACCGGCGCTTCGACGACGCGCTCACCCGGCTCAACCAGCTCATCGACCGCATGATCGACGACTACAAGGCGGCGGACGACGGCGACCGCGGCGATGTGCTGTCCGCCCTCTTCGCCGCGCAGGACGACGAGACCGGCGGCACGATGTCGGACCAGGAGATCCACGACCAGGTCATGACCCTGCTGCTGGCCGGGATCGAGACCACCGCCTCCGCGCTGACCTGGGCCTGGTTCCTGCTCGGCCGCAATCCCCGGGCCGAGGCCGCGCTGCACGCCGAGGTCGACGAGGTGCTGGGCGGACGGGCCCCGCGCTACGCCGATGTCCCCCGGCTCGCCTACACCCAGCGGGTGTTCAGCGAGGCGCTGCGGCTCTTCCCGCCCGCGTGGCTGTTCACCCGGACCACCACCGAGGCCACCGAGCTCGGCGGGCGGCGGCTGCCCCCGGCGTCGGACGTGCTGATCAGCCCGTATGTGCTGCACCGCGATCCGGCCCTCTTCCCCGACCCGGAGTCCTTCGACCCCGACCGCTGGCTCCCCGAGCGGGCCAAGGACGTGGCGCGCGGCGCTTATCTGCCGTTCGGCGGTGGCAGCCGGAAGTGCATCGGCGATGTCTTCGGCATGACGGAGGCGACGCTGGCCCTGGCCGCGATCGCGGGCCGCTGGCGGATGCGCCCGATTCCGGGGACGAAGATCCGGCCGAGGCCGCAGATGAGCCTCACCGCCGGTCCGCTGCGCATGATTCCGGAACCGCGCTGA